TCCTTTTCAAGCGATAGTAGGTGTTCGTTTGTGGGATTCTCAAGACATCCAGCTCTGTTTCGGAGATCATGGCCAAGTATCAGAGGGAAGAGCTTTGACCTTACAAGATGAAAAGATTTTTCTGCGAGAACTAGGACGTTTAGAACGAGCTTTGAATGAGCTACCTTCTTCAGTAGAAGATGTGTTGGTGATGACTCATTATCCTCCAATCAGTAATGATGGGACTCCTGGCCTTGTTTCTAAATTATTAGAATCAGACGGACGGGTATCTCGTTGTTTGTTTGGTCATTTACATAAGGTGCCACGTCCCTTTCCAGGGTTTGGGAATATTCGGGGAATTAATTATACACTCGTGGCAGCTGATTACGTTGATTTTACTCCTCAGGTTGTCAGTTGAAGATTCTGTCTGGTAAATTTAAAGGAAAGTCTTTAAAAACTTTTTCTAATCCTCATGTTCGCCCAACTTGTGGCATTGTTAAGGAAGCTGTCTTCAATATTTGTGCAGGGTACATAGCTGGCGCAAGATTTTTAGATTTGTTCGCAGGTTCTGGATCTATGGGGTTTGAGGCTATTAGTAGAGGTGCTGGTTCTGCTACATTTGTGGATTCATCTATAGAGGCCGTTCGTTTGATTCGAGCAAATCTTGCTTTATTGGATGCTAATTTGCCTGTTCATATTTTGAAACAAGATGTCTGCTCTGCCCTCGTTCGGTTAGGTAAGCAGAAATGTTCTTTTGATATCATCTATATAGATCCTCCTTACGCCTTGGAGGATGTATTTCTTCAGGAAGTTTTGGCTCTTATTGTTCAAAAACAATTATTGGAGCTAGATGGGATTCTTTTTTTAGAAAACGCTTCATCTCAAGACATTATAGTCAAAGGACTAGAGCTGCGGAAGCGTAGGAAGTCCGGAGGAACTTTCCTTTCAGAGTATTGTCTTAGAAAAGAGACAGAGAGTGAAATGTCCTTATCATAGTGGGTGGATAAAAATTTTTCTCTTGAATATGATTCAAAGATCTAGGTGGATCTCTGAGGTTAGAGTGAGTTTTAAGTCTTTACGTCCATTAAACTTTTTAGTCTTGGTTGTCGCAGTTTTTTGCTGTGGTTGTTCAAGAGAAAAGCAAGAGGTTCTCGTGGGGAGAGATACTACGTGGTTCCCCCAACAATTTGGTATATATACGGCGGGGATCAATGCTTTTGTTAATGATTTAGTTTCAGAGATTAATTACAAGGAGGGGTTAAATATCTCTCTTGTGAATCAAGATTGGGTCCATCTTTTTGAAAATCTGGATGATAAAAAAACTAGTGGAGCTTTCACTTCCGTTTCTCCCTCGATAGAAATGTTGGCAAAGTATCAGTTTTCCGATCCCATCTTATTAACGGGGCCTGTACTCGTTGTCTCAGAAAATTCTCCATACCAGTCTCTCCAAGACTTGGAAGGGAAGTTAATTGGAGTGTATAAATTCGATGCTTCTGTTTTGATTGCTCAAAACGTCCCTAACGCTGTGATTAACTCCTATCAGCATATCCCCATAGCCTTAGAGTCTTTATCTACTCAGCGTTATGATGCTTTATTAGTCCCCGTAATCGAAGCTACTGCTTTAGTGGAAACGGCTTATAAAGGACGTTTGCGGATTGCTTCTGCACCTCTTAATGAGGAAGGACTTCGCTTAGTTGTATTGCGGGGTGGAGGAGCAGATGCTCTGTTAGAAGGGTTTAACGTAGGCTTAGCAAAGAGTCGGCGGTCTGGGAGGTATACGGCAATTAAAATGCAGTCGCGGCTTCCCTAAGATCTGAAAGGAAGAAGTTTTAATAGTTGCAGAGTTCAGCAAGAGAGTGTGTGGCAACATATTTATTAGCGAATTTCGGTGGTCCGAGGACTCCTCAAGAGATTTTTAGTTTTCTGCAAGCTTTGCTGACAGATCGAGATGTAACGGGAGGAGGGATTCCCTCTCTGTTGCATAAGCCTCTTTTCTCTTATATTGCAAAGCGCAGAGCTCGTCATGTGGCAGAGCAGTATGCTTACTTGGGGGGCGGCTCTCCTATTTTTCAAGATACAGAGAATCTTGCTAAACATCTCTCTGAAGAGTTGCAAGCGCCTGTTATTCCCTTTCATAGATATTTACCAGAGACTCATGAAAGGACTTTGCTTGCTTTACGGGAGACTTGCGATGAGATTATTGGGGTTCCTCTCTTCCCTCACTATACCTTTGCCGTCACAGGGAGTATTATCCGGTTTTTCTTACAGCATCTTCCGGAAAAACCTATAGCTTGGATTACTCAATACGGGGTGCATCCCAATTTCATTTCATGTATGCAGGATCATATTCAGAAGTGTTTGATGGCTCAAAACATTGCTGCAGAAGACTGCTGTTTTTTGTTCTCGGTACATGGTCTTCCTCAAAGGCATATTCGTCTAGGAGACCCCTACGCTCAACAGTGTTGGGAGTCTTTTAACGCCTTAAAAGGAAGGGGAGAGAATATTCTTTCTTTTCAGTCCAAGTTCGGTATTGGGAAATGGTTAGGGCCTTCCACACAAAAAATTTGTCAGTCTTTATGTACCCAGAAGCGTTATGTTGTGATTGTGCCTTTTGGGTTTGTTTCAGATCATATC
This genomic window from Chlamydia sp. contains:
- the hemH gene encoding ferrochelatase; the encoded protein is MATYLLANFGGPRTPQEIFSFLQALLTDRDVTGGGIPSLLHKPLFSYIAKRRARHVAEQYAYLGGGSPIFQDTENLAKHLSEELQAPVIPFHRYLPETHERTLLALRETCDEIIGVPLFPHYTFAVTGSIIRFFLQHLPEKPIAWITQYGVHPNFISCMQDHIQKCLMAQNIAAEDCCFLFSVHGLPQRHIRLGDPYAQQCWESFNALKGRGENILSFQSKFGIGKWLGPSTQKICQSLCTQKRYVVIVPFGFVSDHIETLYEIDHLYVPILLQKGYRVVRVPAVNTSSQWVTSLAAIVRSSSQETTLEPLLMP
- a CDS encoding metallophosphoesterase; this translates as MRIFALADLHLSLGVPEKTMELFGEPWIGYHHKIETHWQELVTQQDIVCLPGDISWAMHLEEAQVDFDFLESLPGTKYMIRGNHDYWSSASATKLSKVLPETLHYLARGYVLLNPFQAIVGVRLWDSQDIQLCFGDHGQVSEGRALTLQDEKIFLRELGRLERALNELPSSVEDVLVMTHYPPISNDGTPGLVSKLLESDGRVSRCLFGHLHKVPRPFPGFGNIRGINYTLVAADYVDFTPQVVS
- a CDS encoding transporter substrate-binding domain-containing protein, with protein sequence MIQRSRWISEVRVSFKSLRPLNFLVLVVAVFCCGCSREKQEVLVGRDTTWFPQQFGIYTAGINAFVNDLVSEINYKEGLNISLVNQDWVHLFENLDDKKTSGAFTSVSPSIEMLAKYQFSDPILLTGPVLVVSENSPYQSLQDLEGKLIGVYKFDASVLIAQNVPNAVINSYQHIPIALESLSTQRYDALLVPVIEATALVETAYKGRLRIASAPLNEEGLRLVVLRGGGADALLEGFNVGLAKSRRSGRYTAIKMQSRLP
- the rsmD gene encoding 16S rRNA (guanine(966)-N(2))-methyltransferase RsmD, producing MKILSGKFKGKSLKTFSNPHVRPTCGIVKEAVFNICAGYIAGARFLDLFAGSGSMGFEAISRGAGSATFVDSSIEAVRLIRANLALLDANLPVHILKQDVCSALVRLGKQKCSFDIIYIDPPYALEDVFLQEVLALIVQKQLLELDGILFLENASSQDIIVKGLELRKRRKSGGTFLSEYCLRKETESEMSLS